ATGGCGGCGCGTTGGCGTCTTCAGCGTCCGGCGCATTCACGCCGCCATCCACAATGGAAACTGGCGCGGGCGGCTCGAATGTGGAGGGCGGCAGAAAATTGTTCGGCGGTACGATCTGTCCTTTGCTGATGAACACGAATTGGGCGCCGCTCTTCGGCGTGATCGTCCCCGCGCCGATCGCCGTGACCGGCAGCACGTAATTGCCCAGCAGCGTGCCGCCCGCGGCGACGAAGTCCGCGCCGGTTAGAGAGGCCGTCACGATATCGTTGGTCCCGGCATTGGCCGAGGCATAGCTGCCGGACGTCTGCGAGACGCTGGCTCCCTGGCCGGTGACAAACCCGCTCACGCTGTAGTTCGCCGCCGACAGCGTCGCCTCGGTGGTACCGTCATAGATCTTGGTCGGGTTGCCGACAATGCTCGCGCTTAGCGCCTTCCGGGCAATCGCCCCCGCGCCGCTCGCCGTGGTCGGCAGCACGTAGTTGCTCAGCAGCGTGCCGTTGGCGGCGATGAAGTTCGCACCGGTCAGGGATACCGTCACGATATCGTTGGTCCCGGCATTGGCCGAGGCATAGGTGCCGCTTGCCGGCAGGTTCGTCTCGCTGGCCCCCTGGCCGGCGACAAACCCGCTCACGCTGTAGTTCGCGGCGCTCAGCGTCGCCGCGTCGGTGCCGTCATAGGTCTTGGTCGGATCCCCGATGATGCTCGCGCTCAGCACCTTCTGCGTGATCGTCCCCACGCCGCTCGCCGTGACCGGCAGCACGTAATTGCTCAGCAGCGTGCCGTTGGCGGCGATGAAGTCCGCGCCGGTCAGCGATGCCGTCACGATAACGTTGGTCCCGGCATTGGCCAAGGCATAATTGCCGAAGGTCTGCGACACGCTCGCCCCCTGGCCAGTGACAAACCCGTTTATGCTGTAGTTCGCAGCACTCAGCGTCGCCTCGTCGGTGCCGTCATAGGTCTTGGTCGGATCGCCGATGATGCTCGCGCTCAGCACCTTCTGCGTGATCGTCCCCGCGCCGCTCGCCGTGACCGGCAGCACGTAATTGCTCAACAGCGTACCGTTGGCGGCGATGAAGTTCGCGCCGGTCAGGGATGCCGTCACGATATCGTTGGTCCCGGCATTAGCCGAGGCATAGCTGCCGGAGGTTTGCGACACGCTGGCCCCCTGGCCGGTGACAAACCCGCTCACGCTGTAGTTCGCGGCGCTCAGCGTCGCCTCGTCGGTGCCGTCATAGATCTTGGTCGGATCGCCGACGATGCTGGCGCTCAGCGCCTTGGGCGTGATGGTCCCCGCCCCGTTCACCGTGGTCGGCAGCACGTAGTTGCTCAACAGCGTGCCGTTGACGGCGATAAAGTTCGCACCGGTCAGGGATACCGTCACGATATCGTTGGTCCCGGCATTGGCCGAGGCATAATTGCCGAAGGTCTGCGACACGCTGGCCCCCTGGCCGGTGACAAACCCGCTCACGCTGTAGTTCGCGGCGCTCAGCGTCGCCTCGTCGGTGCCGTTATAGGTCTTGGTCGGATCGCCGACGATGCTCGCGCTCAGAGCCTTCCGGGCAATCGTCCCCACACCGCTCGCCGTGGTCGGCAGCACGTAATTGCTCAACAGCGTGCCGTTGACGGCGATGAAGTTCGCACCCGTCAGGGATGCCGTCACGATATCGTTGGTCCCGGCATTGGCCGAGGCATAGCTGCCCGACGTTTGCGACACGCTGGCTCCCTGGCCGGTGACAAACCCGCTCACGCTGTAGTTCGCGGCGCTCAGCGTCGCCGCGTTGGTGCCGTCATAGGTCTTGGTCGGATCGCCAACGATGCTCGCGCTCAGCGCCTTCCGGGCAATCGTCCCCGCGCCGCTCGCCGTGGTCGGCAGCATATAATTGCTCAACAGCGTGCCGTTGGCGGCGGTGAAGTCCGTGCCCGCCAGCAACGCTGTCACGATGTCGTTGGTCCCAGCATTGGCCGAGGCATAGCTGCCGGAGGTCTGCGACACGCTCGCCCCCTGGCCGGTGATAAACCCGCTCACGCTGTAGTTCGCGGCACTGAGCGTCGCCTCGTCGGTTCCGTCATAGGTCTTGGTCGGATCCCCGATGATGCTCGCGCTCAACGCCTTCCGGGCAATCGTCCCCGCGCCGCTTACCGTGACCGGCAACACGTAATTGCTCAACAGCGTGCCGTTGGCGGCGATGAAGTTCGCGCCCGTCAGAGATGCCGTCACGGTATCGTTGGTCCCGGCATTGGCCGAGGCATAATTGCCGAAGGTCTGCGACACGCTCGCCCCCTGGCCGGTGACAAACCCGCTCACGCTGTAGTTCGCGGCGCTCAGCGTCGCCTCGTCGGTGCCGTCATAGGTCTTGGTCGGGTCGCCGACGATGCTCGCGCTCAGAGCCTTCCGGGCAATCGTTCCCGCACCGCTGGCCGTGGTTGGTAGAACGTAGTTGCTCAACAGCGTGCCGTTGGCGGCGGTGAAGTCCGTGCCCGTCAGCGACGCCGTCACGATATCGTTTGTCCCGGCATTGGCCGAGGCATAGCTGCCGGAGGTCTGCGACACGCTGGCCCCCTGGCCGGTGACAAACCCGCTTATGCTGTAGTTCGCGTCACTCAGCGTCGCCCCGTTGGTGCCGTCATAGGTCTTCGTCGGATCGCCGACGATGCTCGCGGTCAGCGCCTTCGGCGTGATGGTGAGTTGCGCATTCGTGACACTGATCCGATAGCCTTGCTGGTCGGACCACAAATCCGCCCCATAGGTGCCGACGTTCACCGCGGCGATATAGGGCTGGCCGAATATGCTGCCCGAATTGCCGAACAGCGTTCCGCCCGGCGCGTTGCCGGTTCTGGTATCCGTCTCGTTCAGCAGGCCGAGCGTGGAGCCCGCGCCATTATACGTCGCGCTCTGGTTCGATGCTGCGATGGTCAGCGGCGTCAAAAACACATTCAGCAGCGGCGCCGTGTGGCCGTCATAAATCACCCAGACGGGGCTGCTGAAATCAAACCCGGCAAAACTGCTTTGTTGCTGCATCTGGCTGGCGTTCAGCCCGATGGCGCCGGTTGTGGTCCCGCCGCCGATGCCGGTGTTGCCCGAAGTCGCGGTGTCCCAATAGCCATCGGTGACCGTGCCGAGGTAGTTGCTCCCAACCAGCCCGCCGACACGGAAGCTGCCCGTCACGCTGCCGATGGCATAGACATTGCGAACCGTGGCGCCGTTGGAGTTCCACCCGACCAGCCCGCCGACATTGCTCTCTCCCGACACGCTGCCGGTGGCATAGGCGTCGCTGATCGTGCTGCCGTTGATGTTGTACCCAGCCAGCCCGCCGACATTGCTCTCTCCCGACACGCTGCCGGTGGCATAGGCATTGTTGATCGTACCGCCGTCGCTGTTCCCAAGCAGGCCGCCGATACTGTTCGTGCCCGAGACGCTGCCGGTGGCATAGACATTGCTGATCGTGCCGAAATAGTTGGTCCCAACCAGCCCGCCGATATTTTCGCTGCTCGAGACATTGCCGGTGGCATAGGCATCGCTGATCGTGCCGTTGACGTTGACCGCAACCAGCCCGCCGGCACTGTCGATAGAGGCTCTCACGCTGCCGGTGGCATAGACATCGCTGATCGTGCCATTGACGTTGGCCCCAACCAGCCCGCCAACGGCGTCGGAGCCCGACACGCTGCCGGTGGCATAGGCATCGCTGATCGTGCCGCCGGCATTGCTCCCGGCCAGCGCGCCGACATTGAAGTAGCCCGTTACGCTGCCGCCGACGAGGCCGATGTCGCGGATGATGCCTCCGCTGCCCACGACACCGAACAGCCCGACATTGGTGCTGCTGGGTCGGTTGATGTAGAGGCCGCTCAGCGTGTGGCCCAGACCGTCGAACACGCCAGTGAATCGGCTGCCGTTGTTGCCGATCGGGGTGAAGCCCGGGCCGGTGGTCACGCTGTCGACGAGGTTGTTGCCGAGGACGTAGTTGAGGGCGAGACCGGTGCTGTTGATGGCCTGCAATTGCGTCATGGTCTGCACCACGCCGTACTGCGTAGGTGTCGCGCTGCCATCGCTGCCGAGATAGACCTCGCCGCCGACCGTGCCGAAGCTCGCATTGGCCAGAAGATAGGGCGTGGTCCGGTTGTCGCCATTGGCCCACACCGAGCCGTCAAAGCCGCCAGGCAGCGCCGCCGCCAGCGCCGCCGTGCTCAGCCCGGTGACGCCGGTTGTGGCCCCGCCGCCGATGCCATTGCTGGCGATGCCCGAGGTCGTGATGTCCCAATAGCCATCGGTGACCGTGCCGTTGGTATTGTATCCAACCAGACCGCCGACAATGCTGCCGCCCGACACGCTGCCGGTGGCGTAGGCATCGCTGATCGTACCGAAGCGGTTGTACCCAACCAGCCCGCCGACACCATTGTTGCCCGACACGCTGCCGGTGGCATAGGCATCGCCGATCGTGCCGCCATTGGAGTTGACCCCAACCAGACCGCCGACAATGCTGCCGCCCGACACGCTGCCGGTGGCATAGGCATTACTGATCGCGCCGGCACCAATATTGTCCCCGACCAGCCCGCCGACATTGCCGCTGCCCGTCACGTTGCCGGTGGCATAGACATCCCTGATCGTGCCGCCATAGCTGCGCCCAACCAGCCCGCCGACATTGGTGCTGCCCGTCACGCTGCCGGTGGCATAGGCATTGCTGACCGTGCCGCCGAAGTTGCCCCCAACCAGTGCGCCGACATTGTCGGCGCCCGTTATGCTGCCGCCGACGAGGCCGATGTCGCGGACGATGCCGCCGCCGCCGACGACACCGAACAACCCGACATTGTTGTTGCCCGGGGCGTCGATGTAGAGGCCGGCCAGCGTGTGGCCCAGACCGTCGAACACGCCGGTGAATGCGTTGCTGTTTCCGATCGGGGTGAAGCCCGGGCCGGTGGTCACGCTGTCGGTGAGGTTGTTGCCGAGGACGTAGTTGTGAGAGAGACCGGTGCTGTTGATGGCCTGCAACTGCGTCAGGGTCTGCACCACGCCGTATTGCACCGGCGTCGCGCTGCTGTCGCTGCCGAGATAGACCTCGCCGCCGATCGTGTTGAAGCTCGCATTGGCCAGAAGATAGGGCGTCGTCTGGTTGTCGCCATTGGCCCACACCGAGCCGTCGAAGCCCGTGGGCAGCGCCGCCGCCAGCGCCGCCGTTGTCAGCCCGATGGCGCCGGTTGCCGTCCCGCTGCCGACACCGGTGCCGATCGAGGTCGTGATGTCCCAATAGCCGTCGGCGATCGTGCCGAAGTTGTTGCCAACCAGCCCGCCGATCTCGAGGGAGCCCGTCACGCCGCCGGTGGCATAGGCTTCGCCGATCGCGCCGCCGTTGGCCCCAACCAGCCCGCCAACATCGGTGTCGCCCGACACGCTGCCGGTGGCGTACGCATCGCTGACCATGCCGCCGAAATTGGTCCCAACCAACCCGCCCACGTTATAGAAGCCCGTCACGCTGCCGGTGGTATAGGCATCGCTGATCGTACCGAAGTTGCTCCCGACCAGCCCGCCGACATTGACGTTGCCCGTCACGCGGCCGGTGGCATAGGCGTCGCTGATCGTGCCGCCGGCGTTGATCCCAACCAGCCCGCCGATAGCGGAACTGCCCGACACGCTGCCGGTGGCGTAGGCATCGCTGACCGTGCCATTGGAGTTGTACCCAACGAGCTCGCCGACGGCGAAGGAGCCGGTCACGCTGCCGCCGACGAGGCCGATGTCACGGACAACACCACCGCTGCCCACGACACCGAACAACCCGACATAATCGTCGCTTGGTGTGTCGATGTAGAGGCCGCTCAGCGTGTGGCCCAGGCCGTCGAACACGCCGGTGAATGCGTTGCTGTTGCCGATCGGCGTGAAGCCCGGGCCGGTGGTCACGCTGTCGGTGAGGTTGTTGCCGAGGACGTAGTTGAGGGCGAGCCCGGTGCTGTTGATGTCCTGCAACTGCGTCATGGTCTGCACCACGCCGTACTGCACCGGCGTCGCGCTGCCATCGCTGCCGAGATAGACCTCGCCGCCGATCGTGTTGAAGCTCGCATTGGCCAGAAGATAGGGCGTGGTCTGGTTGTCGCCATTGGCCCACACCGAGCCGTCGAAGCCCGCGGGCAGCGCCGCCGCCAGCGCCGCCGTTGTCCGCCCGGTGGCGCCGTTTGTGCTCCCGCCGCCGATGCCGTTGCTGGTGAGGCCCGAGGTCGTGATGTCCCAATAGCCATCGCTGACCGTGCCGTTGTTGGCCCCAACCAGCCCGCCGAAAAATATGCCAGCCGATATGCTGCCGGTGGCATAAACATCGCTGATCGTGCCGCGATAGTTGCTCCCAACCAGCCCGCCGACAAAGGCAGCGCCCGACACCCTGCCGGTGGCATAGGCATCGCCGATCGTGCCGTTGGAGCTGTATCCAACCAGCCCGCCGACATACTCGCTGCCTGTCACACTGCCGGTGGCAAAGGCTTCGCTGATCGTGCCGGTGTCGTTAGACCCAACCAACCCGCCGACATAATAGCTGCCCGATACGCTGCCGGTGGCGTAGGCATCGCGGATCGTGCCGGCGTTGAGCCCAACCAGCCCGCCGACAGTGTTGCGGCCCGTGACGGTGCCGCCGACGAGGCCGATGTCGCGGATAATCCCGCCGCTGCCCACAAAACCGAACAACCCGACATAATCGTCGCTTGGTGTGTCGATGTAGAGGCCGCTCAGCGTGTGGCCCAGGCCGTCGAACACGCCGGTGAACGCGGTGTTGCTGTTGCCGATCGGGGTGAAGCCCGGGCCGGTGGTCACGCTGTCGGTGAGGTTGTTGCCGAGGACGTAGTTGAGGGCGAGACCGGTGCTGTTGATGTCCTGCAATTGCGTCATGGTCTGCACCACGCCGTACTGCACCGGCGTCGCGCTGCCATCGCTGCCGAGATAGACCTCGCCGCCGACCGTGCCGAAGCTTGCATTGGCCAGCAGATAGGGCGTGGTCTGGTTATCGCCATTGGCCCACACCGTGCCGTCAAAGCCCGTGGGCAATGCCGCCGCCAGCGCTGCCGTCGTCAGCCCAGTAGCGCCGGTTGTGCTCCC
Above is a window of Rhizomicrobium sp. DNA encoding:
- a CDS encoding GLUG motif-containing protein, which gives rise to MNKVYKLIWNRALGMLIPVPESATALGRGRLPRRVRRKLAARARKVAAGAIPLGLILLPLHAAALPVGGQVVSGQASLQQPNADTLNVNQSSQNAIINWQGFGVGAGQTVNFRQPGASAVVLNRVLGTDSSAIYGHINANGQVFLVNPNGVYFAPGAQVSVGGLVVSTHNISDQDFNAGNDHFTGSSPNGVVNKGSITAAPGGYVAFIGATVDNEGRISTPGGTTALGAGGTVDLSFAGNSLAHFQVSSAALRAAVKNGGAIVAPNGTVILSAQARDALLQTVVNNSGVVQAQGVRQQGGVIQLLGGDSGSTVNSGTLDASSDSGVGGTVQVSGPHVVLQQGTRIIATGSVGGGTIAVGGGVHGAGPLPQAVTTTVDKGAVLDASATVKGDGGKISVWSAVGNPDSVTRAQGTFLAQGGPGGGDGGFVETSGHTLDVTGAAVNASAPAGRAGSWLLDPYNVTIASNNNSGTAFSSNYTPTTASVILNSSIDTALNAGTGVTITTGAGGSSNGDIAVDAPISWNTSATLQLNAAGNIAVNAAISATGSTPTLQFFYGQSSAAGTGASYSIAAPVNLSSNAGFQTKLGSSGAAVTYTVIDTMTQLQAINSTGLSGNYVLGNNLVDSVTTGPGFTPIASGSAFTGVFDGLGHTLSGLYINTPSNSYVGLFDTVGHGGVVRNIGLVGGSVTGGDTVGGLAGWNSGTISNAYATGRVTGVFTAGGLVGTNAGTINDVYATGSVTGIGHVGGLVGHNTNGTVSHAYATGSVSGRSEVGGLVGSNTGTINDVYATGSVTGSDNVGGLVGSNNDGTISNVYATGSVSGNGTNVGGLVGDNLRGTISDAYATGSVSGGRYVGGLIGSNHHGTVSDAYATGGVSGSSDVGGLVGSNDTGTISDAYATGSVSGSGYIGGLVGNNPHGTISDAYATGSVTGSSNVGGLVGSNSNGTVTAGYWNTATSGIASIGIGGGSTTGATGLTTAALAAALPTGFDGTVWANGDNQTTPYLLANASFGTVGGEVYLGSDGSATPVQYGVVQTMTQLQDINSTGLALNYVLGNNLTDSVTTGPGFTPIGNSNTAFTGVFDGLGHTLSGLYIDTPSDDYVGLFGFVGSGGIIRDIGLVGGTVTGRNTVGGLVGLNAGTIRDAYATGSVSGSYYVGGLVGSNDTGTISEAFATGSVTGSEYVGGLVGYSSNGTIGDAYATGRVSGAAFVGGLVGSNYRGTISDVYATGSISAGIFFGGLVGANNGTVSDGYWDITTSGLTSNGIGGGSTNGATGRTTAALAAALPAGFDGSVWANGDNQTTPYLLANASFNTIGGEVYLGSDGSATPVQYGVVQTMTQLQDINSTGLALNYVLGNNLTDSVTTGPGFTPIGNSNAFTGVFDGLGHTLSGLYIDTPSDDYVGLFGVVGSGGVVRDIGLVGGSVTGSFAVGELVGYNSNGTVSDAYATGSVSGSSAIGGLVGINAGGTISDAYATGRVTGNVNVGGLVGSNFGTISDAYTTGSVTGFYNVGGLVGTNFGGMVSDAYATGSVSGDTDVGGLVGANGGAIGEAYATGGVTGSLEIGGLVGNNFGTIADGYWDITTSIGTGVGSGTATGAIGLTTAALAAALPTGFDGSVWANGDNQTTPYLLANASFNTIGGEVYLGSDSSATPVQYGVVQTLTQLQAINSTGLSHNYVLGNNLTDSVTTGPGFTPIGNSNAFTGVFDGLGHTLAGLYIDAPGNNNVGLFGVVGGGGIVRDIGLVGGSITGADNVGALVGGNFGGTVSNAYATGSVTGSTNVGGLVGRSYGGTIRDVYATGNVTGSGNVGGLVGDNIGAGAISNAYATGSVSGGSIVGGLVGVNSNGGTIGDAYATGSVSGNNGVGGLVGYNRFGTISDAYATGSVSGGSIVGGLVGYNTNGTVTDGYWDITTSGIASNGIGGGATTGVTGLSTAALAAALPGGFDGSVWANGDNRTTPYLLANASFGTVGGEVYLGSDGSATPTQYGVVQTMTQLQAINSTGLALNYVLGNNLVDSVTTGPGFTPIGNNGSRFTGVFDGLGHTLSGLYINRPSSTNVGLFGVVGSGGIIRDIGLVGGSVTGYFNVGALAGSNAGGTISDAYATGSVSGSDAVGGLVGANVNGTISDVYATGSVRASIDSAGGLVAVNVNGTISDAYATGNVSSSENIGGLVGTNYFGTISNVYATGSVSGTNSIGGLLGNSDGGTINNAYATGSVSGESNVGGLAGYNINGSTISDAYATGSVSGESNVGGLVGWNSNGATVRNVYAIGSVTGSFRVGGLVGSNYLGTVTDGYWDTATSGNTGIGGGTTTGAIGLNASQMQQQSSFAGFDFSSPVWVIYDGHTAPLLNVFLTPLTIAASNQSATYNGAGSTLGLLNETDTRTGNAPGGTLFGNSGSIFGQPYIAAVNVGTYGADLWSDQQGYRISVTNAQLTITPKALTASIVGDPTKTYDGTNGATLSDANYSISGFVTGQGASVSQTSGSYASANAGTNDIVTASLTGTDFTAANGTLLSNYVLPTTASGAGTIARKALSASIVGDPTKTYDGTDEATLSAANYSVSGFVTGQGASVSQTFGNYASANAGTNDTVTASLTGANFIAANGTLLSNYVLPVTVSGAGTIARKALSASIIGDPTKTYDGTDEATLSAANYSVSGFITGQGASVSQTSGSYASANAGTNDIVTALLAGTDFTAANGTLLSNYMLPTTASGAGTIARKALSASIVGDPTKTYDGTNAATLSAANYSVSGFVTGQGASVSQTSGSYASANAGTNDIVTASLTGANFIAVNGTLLSNYVLPTTASGVGTIARKALSASIVGDPTKTYNGTDEATLSAANYSVSGFVTGQGASVSQTFGNYASANAGTNDIVTVSLTGANFIAVNGTLLSNYVLPTTVNGAGTITPKALSASIVGDPTKIYDGTDEATLSAANYSVSGFVTGQGASVSQTSGSYASANAGTNDIVTASLTGANFIAANGTLLSNYVLPVTASGAGTITQKVLSASIIGDPTKTYDGTDEATLSAANYSINGFVTGQGASVSQTFGNYALANAGTNVIVTASLTGADFIAANGTLLSNYVLPVTASGVGTITQKVLSASIIGDPTKTYDGTDAATLSAANYSVSGFVAGQGASETNLPASGTYASANAGTNDIVTVSLTGANFIAANGTLLSNYVLPTTASGAGAIARKALSASIVGNPTKIYDGTTEATLSAANYSVSGFVTGQGASVSQTSGSYASANAGTNDIVTASLTGADFVAAGGTLLGNYVLPVTAIGAGTITPKSGAQFVFISKGQIVPPNNFLPPSTFEPPAPVSIVDGGVNAPDAEDANAPP